A section of the Pseudomonas lini genome encodes:
- a CDS encoding CopD family copper resistance protein, whose protein sequence is MLYPLFLTFHLFAALIFIGTVFFEVLFLESIRKQLPAKVMLLVEESIGRRARTLMPWVLLVLFGAGLGMVWLRYLPVLATPMASSFSTLLLLKIMVAVSVLLHFLAAMFLFKSGRMNARYLHFIHASVFCHMVVIVLLAKGMFYLTW, encoded by the coding sequence ATGCTCTATCCGCTGTTTCTAACCTTTCATCTGTTTGCCGCCCTGATCTTTATCGGCACGGTGTTTTTCGAAGTCCTTTTTCTGGAAAGCATCCGCAAACAGTTGCCCGCCAAGGTGATGCTGCTGGTCGAAGAGAGTATTGGCCGCCGAGCCCGCACCCTGATGCCATGGGTGCTGCTGGTATTGTTCGGCGCGGGGCTGGGCATGGTCTGGCTGCGCTATTTGCCCGTCCTTGCAACGCCAATGGCCTCATCGTTCAGCACCTTGTTGCTGTTGAAAATCATGGTCGCCGTGAGCGTGCTGCTGCATTTCCTGGCCGCCATGTTTCTGTTCAAAAGCGGCCGAATGAACGCTCGATACCTGCATTTCATCCATGCCAGTGTGTTCTGCCATATGGTCGTCATCGTCCTGCTGGCCAAGGGTATGTTTTACCTGACGTGGTGA
- the nosR gene encoding transcriptional regulator NosR, translating into MVMVLLMIAAFATVQAKSYGDIEQQRIEKVFPQTDSVSAAEGKFKVRTLSAAGKVIGYVFQSLDVVDIPAYSGKPINTQVILDTAGVIQDAYVLEHHEPILLIGIPEEKLHGFSARYKGIKVSQRVVVGHSSDPSAVTVDAIAGATVTAMVVNEVIMRAAHEVAVSLKLIEDKGGVVNKPATVRQDFYEPATWEQLTGNGAIRRLNLTRGQVDAAFKGTEAEGVDNAGPDQVDDTFIELYTADLNPPTIGRALLGDNQYRFLMQELKPGEQAILVLGRGLFSYKGSGYVRGGIFDRVQLRQFGNVISFRDMDHQRLSDVFAKGMPEFNEMSIFIVRKPAGFDPGSPWSLELLVRRQTGPVSGTFSSFELPYQLPEPYLERPAPSAEERAAIEEASRPMWLNIWYQKHFQIAVLASALLLLTAILFLQDKLTRRPRFLHWLRRGYLLFTVVFLGWYALGQLSVVNVLTFVHALFEHFRWELFLTDPLIFMLWVFTAASILLWGRGVFCGWLCPFGALQELINEAARKLKIPQYELPFAVHERLWAIKYIILLLLFGISLESMSTAELFAEVEPFKTAITLKFDRQWWFVLYAVGLLVINLFTRKVYCRYICPLGAALAIPTKLRLFDWLKRRKECGSPCQLCAKECEIQAIHPDGRINANECHYCLDCQMTYHNEDKCPPLINKRKKRGKSAPVAVQLIPVVQVPAAE; encoded by the coding sequence ATGGTGATGGTCTTGCTGATGATCGCAGCGTTCGCGACGGTGCAGGCCAAGTCATACGGTGACATCGAGCAGCAGCGCATCGAGAAAGTCTTCCCTCAAACCGATTCGGTGTCCGCAGCCGAAGGCAAGTTCAAGGTGCGCACGCTGTCGGCGGCCGGCAAGGTTATCGGGTACGTGTTCCAGAGCCTGGATGTGGTGGATATTCCGGCCTACTCGGGCAAACCCATCAACACCCAGGTGATCCTCGACACCGCCGGCGTGATTCAGGACGCCTATGTGCTGGAGCACCACGAACCGATTCTGCTGATCGGCATCCCCGAAGAAAAACTCCACGGTTTCAGTGCCCGATACAAAGGGATCAAGGTCAGCCAGCGGGTGGTGGTCGGCCATTCCAGCGACCCGAGCGCGGTCACCGTGGATGCCATCGCCGGCGCAACGGTCACCGCTATGGTGGTCAATGAGGTCATCATGCGTGCCGCCCATGAGGTGGCCGTATCGTTGAAGCTGATCGAGGACAAGGGCGGGGTGGTGAACAAACCCGCCACCGTGCGCCAGGATTTTTACGAGCCCGCCACCTGGGAGCAACTGACCGGAAACGGCGCCATTCGCCGGTTGAACCTGACCCGTGGACAAGTCGATGCAGCCTTCAAGGGCACCGAAGCCGAAGGCGTCGACAACGCCGGCCCGGATCAAGTCGATGACACCTTTATCGAGCTGTACACCGCCGACTTGAACCCACCGACCATTGGCCGCGCGCTGCTGGGCGACAATCAATATCGCTTCCTCATGCAGGAACTCAAACCTGGCGAGCAAGCCATCCTGGTGCTGGGTCGTGGGCTGTTTTCCTATAAAGGCTCGGGTTATGTGCGCGGCGGGATTTTCGATCGGGTGCAATTGCGTCAGTTCGGCAACGTCATCAGCTTTCGCGACATGGACCATCAGCGGCTCTCCGACGTATTTGCCAAGGGCATGCCCGAGTTCAATGAAATGTCGATTTTCATTGTGCGCAAACCGGCGGGGTTCGATCCGGGATCGCCCTGGTCGCTGGAGCTCCTGGTGCGGCGTCAGACGGGACCGGTCAGCGGCACCTTCAGCAGCTTCGAACTGCCTTATCAACTGCCCGAGCCCTACCTTGAGCGACCCGCGCCCAGTGCCGAGGAACGGGCGGCCATCGAGGAAGCCAGCCGGCCGATGTGGTTGAACATCTGGTACCAGAAACACTTCCAGATCGCCGTCCTCGCGAGTGCGTTGTTGCTGCTGACGGCCATCCTGTTCCTGCAAGACAAACTCACCCGCCGGCCACGCTTTCTGCACTGGCTGCGTCGTGGTTACCTGCTCTTTACCGTGGTCTTTCTGGGCTGGTATGCCTTGGGGCAATTGTCGGTGGTCAATGTCCTGACCTTTGTTCATGCGCTGTTCGAGCACTTTCGCTGGGAGCTGTTTCTCACCGATCCGCTGATCTTCATGCTCTGGGTCTTCACCGCCGCGAGCATTTTGTTGTGGGGCCGTGGTGTGTTCTGCGGCTGGCTGTGCCCGTTTGGCGCCTTGCAAGAGTTGATCAACGAAGCCGCGCGCAAATTGAAAATTCCCCAATACGAATTGCCCTTTGCGGTGCATGAGCGGCTGTGGGCGATCAAATACATCATTTTGCTGCTGCTCTTCGGTATCTCCCTGGAATCGATGTCCACCGCCGAACTGTTCGCCGAGGTGGAACCCTTCAAAACCGCCATCACCCTCAAGTTCGACCGCCAGTGGTGGTTCGTGCTCTACGCGGTGGGGCTGCTGGTGATCAACCTTTTCACGCGCAAAGTCTATTGCCGCTATATCTGCCCCTTGGGCGCGGCGCTGGCGATCCCGACCAAATTGCGCCTGTTCGACTGGCTCAAGCGCCGCAAGGAGTGCGGCAGTCCCTGCCAGTTGTGCGCCAAGGAATGCGAGATCCAGGCGATTCACCCGGATGGCCGGATCAATGCCAATGAGTGCCACTACTGCCTCGATTGCCAGATGACTTACCACAACGAAGACAAATGCCCGCCGCTGATCAACAAGCGCAAGAAGCGCGGCAAATCGGCACCCGTGGCGGTGCAACTGATACCTGTCGTGCAAGTGCCGGCTGCTGAATGA
- a CDS encoding DUF2188 domain-containing protein — translation MSVPMLTKMHMNGYDVLSVNNGPWRVCTKGDRLGAFGSREEALAYAAALPAYRTRSGKASRSHKSESQKSDK, via the coding sequence ATGAGCGTTCCGATGCTGACTAAAATGCACATGAACGGCTATGACGTACTCAGCGTGAACAACGGCCCTTGGCGGGTGTGCACCAAAGGTGACCGGCTTGGAGCCTTTGGCAGCAGAGAGGAAGCGCTGGCCTATGCGGCTGCGCTTCCCGCCTACAGAACCCGGTCGGGCAAAGCGTCGCGTAGCCACAAATCAGAAAGCCAGAAATCAGATAAATAG
- a CDS encoding polysaccharide deacetylase family protein, protein MKQLVKVFSAFAIAVGLFGCIAAPIEMTPQTQQGLRTQAPIRFLLTFDDGPSASGFYNPTVTVLDSLARNPLQPDIKAVFFVQTRASRAGGSDMGRQIMRREHAEGHLLGFHTATPRHTNHRSLDPEELEQSLTDGSADIAAITNASPTLVRPPFWNYDKRTFAAYQQHGMHVLLTDLSANDGKIWGFNASPRRRANMLRQVSEVRERIALGELPTVDGVIPVVVTFHDLNRYTARHTREYLQILLDSASAAGLVTAQKAFYDDTAALQRAAMARTVHDSSEAVELPGIWNWLWDGDAH, encoded by the coding sequence ATGAAGCAGTTGGTTAAGGTTTTCTCCGCGTTCGCCATCGCAGTCGGGCTGTTTGGCTGCATCGCCGCGCCCATTGAAATGACGCCGCAGACGCAACAGGGGCTGCGCACGCAAGCGCCGATCCGCTTTCTGCTGACCTTCGACGACGGGCCCAGCGCGTCCGGTTTTTACAACCCGACGGTCACCGTGCTCGACAGCCTCGCGCGCAATCCGCTGCAACCGGACATTAAAGCCGTGTTCTTCGTGCAGACCCGGGCCTCACGCGCCGGCGGCAGTGACATGGGCCGGCAGATCATGCGTCGCGAGCATGCCGAAGGTCACCTGTTGGGCTTCCACACGGCCACGCCCCGGCACACCAACCATCGTTCGCTGGACCCGGAAGAACTGGAACAGTCGCTCACTGATGGCAGCGCAGACATCGCCGCAATCACCAACGCCTCGCCGACCCTGGTGCGCCCGCCATTCTGGAACTACGACAAGCGCACCTTCGCGGCCTATCAACAGCATGGCATGCACGTACTGCTGACCGACCTGAGCGCCAATGACGGCAAGATCTGGGGCTTCAACGCCAGCCCCCGTCGGCGGGCCAATATGCTGCGGCAGGTGTCCGAAGTCCGCGAGCGCATTGCCCTCGGTGAGTTGCCGACAGTGGACGGGGTGATTCCGGTGGTGGTGACCTTTCATGACCTGAATCGCTACACCGCCCGGCATACCCGGGAATACCTGCAAATCCTGCTCGACAGTGCCAGTGCCGCAGGTCTGGTCACGGCGCAGAAAGCGTTTTACGACGACACGGCAGCGCTACAGCGGGCGGCCATGGCGCGTACTGTCCATGACAGTTCAGAGGCGGTTGAGTTGCCAGGGATCTGGAACTGGTTGTGGGACGGGGATGCTCACTGA
- the hemN gene encoding oxygen-independent coproporphyrinogen III oxidase, translating to MKPAFDFDRALVEKYDRPGPRYTSYPTAPQFHQAFAVDDYQRAASDSNLAAVPKPLSVYIHIPFCKSLCYYCACNKIITQKTHRAVEYLTYLKREIVMQAALFDSTRKLTQLHLGGGTPTYLTSEQLADLMDCLHQAFDMDDSDDHEFSIEVDPRTINTEQIQSLRQLGFNRLSFGVQDFDPDVQAAVNRQQSEEQIYALVAAAREAQFKSISVDLIYGLPLQTVNSFDVTLGKIIALRPDRIAAYSYAHLPELVRAQRLIRPADMPPPERKLELLELTIRRLTEAGYVYIGMDHFALPDDELALARTHGTLQRNFQGYSTHADCDLIGLGVSSIGKVGDSYSQSVKELSQYYARIDQGLLPVHRGYRLSADDLLRREVISDLMCHGRIDFAKFEAGHGICFTEYFADALAQLDEQVRDGLLQIHSDELVLLPQGHLMMRSAAMAFDAYLGGEQKGRFSRTV from the coding sequence ATGAAACCTGCATTCGATTTCGATCGAGCCCTGGTCGAGAAGTATGACCGCCCCGGGCCGCGCTACACCTCTTACCCCACGGCGCCACAGTTTCATCAGGCGTTTGCCGTCGACGACTATCAGCGTGCCGCCTCCGACAGCAACCTGGCGGCGGTGCCCAAGCCATTGTCGGTGTATATCCATATTCCGTTCTGCAAGAGCCTTTGCTACTACTGCGCCTGCAACAAAATCATTACCCAGAAAACCCATCGGGCGGTCGAATACCTGACGTACCTCAAGCGTGAAATCGTGATGCAGGCCGCGTTGTTCGACAGCACGCGCAAACTCACGCAACTGCACCTGGGCGGGGGCACGCCGACGTATTTGACCAGTGAACAGCTGGCGGACCTGATGGACTGTTTGCACCAGGCATTCGACATGGACGACAGCGATGACCATGAGTTTTCCATCGAGGTCGATCCACGCACCATCAACACCGAGCAGATCCAGTCGCTGCGTCAATTGGGGTTCAATCGTCTGAGTTTTGGCGTGCAGGACTTCGATCCCGACGTACAAGCCGCGGTCAATCGGCAACAAAGCGAAGAACAGATTTATGCGTTGGTCGCGGCAGCGCGTGAGGCGCAATTCAAGTCGATCAGCGTCGATCTGATTTACGGCCTGCCACTGCAAACGGTGAACAGTTTCGACGTCACCCTCGGCAAGATCATCGCCCTGCGTCCGGACCGGATTGCCGCTTACAGCTACGCCCATTTACCGGAGCTGGTGCGTGCGCAACGGCTGATTCGCCCGGCGGACATGCCGCCACCGGAGCGCAAGCTGGAGTTGCTGGAACTGACCATCCGCCGTCTGACCGAGGCCGGTTATGTCTATATCGGCATGGATCATTTCGCTTTGCCGGATGATGAACTGGCGTTGGCCCGCACCCATGGCACCCTGCAACGCAATTTTCAGGGTTATTCGACCCATGCCGACTGCGATTTGATCGGCCTTGGGGTGTCTTCGATCGGCAAGGTCGGTGACAGCTACAGCCAGAGCGTCAAGGAGCTTTCGCAGTATTACGCCCGTATCGATCAAGGCTTGTTGCCGGTGCATCGTGGTTATCGCTTGAGCGCCGATGACTTGCTGCGCCGCGAAGTGATCAGCGACCTGATGTGCCACGGCAGGATCGATTTCGCCAAGTTCGAAGCGGGTCATGGCATTTGCTTCACCGAGTATTTTGCCGATGCGCTGGCGCAACTGGACGAGCAGGTGCGTGACGGACTGTTGCAGATTCACAGCGACGAATTGGTGCTGTTGCCGCAAGGGCATTTGATGATGCGCAGTGCCGCGATGGCGTTTGACGCCTATCTGGGAGGGGAGCAAAAAGGCCGGTTTTCCCGCACCGTTTGA
- a CDS encoding RtcB family protein has protein sequence MQQPVYQLLEVANGKPIKLWTEGVPVESEARQQLINIAKMPFIFRHLAVMPDVHLGKGSTIGSVIPTVGAIIPAAVGVDIGCGMIAARTSLTAADLPDNLHGLRSAIEKAVPHGRTLSRGRRDEGAWNHVPQQADQAWAALSSRFKAITDKYPKLASTNNRQHLGTLGTGNHFIEVCLDEANRVWFMLHSGSRGVGNAIGTLFIQLAQADMRQHIANLPDRDLAYFKEGSRHFDDYVEAVGWAQDFARQNRALMMQAVIQAARQVIRKPFEVALEAVNCHHNYVQKERHFGEDVLVTRKGAVSAKKGELGIIPGSMGAKSFIVRGLGNEQSFCSCSHGAGRTMSRTKAKNTFSVADQIRATAHVECRKDAAVIDEIPMAYKDIDKVMYAQRDLVEVLHTLRQVVCVKG, from the coding sequence ATGCAACAACCTGTCTACCAACTGCTGGAAGTCGCCAACGGCAAGCCGATCAAACTCTGGACCGAGGGTGTGCCGGTTGAAAGCGAAGCCCGGCAGCAATTGATCAATATCGCGAAGATGCCGTTCATCTTCAGGCACCTGGCGGTGATGCCGGATGTGCATCTGGGCAAAGGGTCCACCATCGGCAGCGTGATCCCCACCGTGGGCGCGATCATTCCGGCGGCCGTGGGAGTCGACATCGGCTGCGGCATGATTGCCGCGCGCACTTCACTGACCGCCGCCGACTTGCCGGACAACCTGCACGGCCTGCGCAGCGCCATCGAAAAAGCCGTGCCCCATGGCCGCACGTTGAGCCGTGGCCGCCGCGATGAAGGCGCCTGGAATCACGTTCCACAGCAAGCCGATCAAGCCTGGGCGGCGCTGAGCTCACGGTTCAAGGCAATCACCGACAAATACCCGAAACTCGCCAGCACCAACAATCGTCAGCATCTGGGCACCCTCGGTACCGGTAATCACTTCATCGAGGTCTGCCTGGACGAGGCCAACCGCGTCTGGTTTATGCTGCACAGCGGTTCTCGCGGCGTTGGCAATGCCATTGGGACCCTGTTCATTCAGTTGGCCCAGGCGGACATGCGCCAGCACATCGCCAATCTGCCGGACCGCGATCTGGCCTATTTCAAGGAAGGTAGCCGGCACTTCGATGACTACGTCGAAGCGGTGGGCTGGGCTCAGGACTTCGCCCGGCAGAACCGGGCGTTGATGATGCAGGCGGTGATTCAGGCGGCGCGGCAAGTGATCCGAAAACCCTTCGAGGTGGCGCTGGAGGCTGTGAACTGCCACCACAATTACGTGCAGAAAGAGCGGCACTTCGGTGAAGACGTCCTGGTCACCCGCAAGGGCGCGGTGTCGGCGAAGAAGGGCGAACTGGGGATCATCCCCGGTTCCATGGGGGCCAAAAGCTTCATCGTTCGAGGTCTCGGCAACGAGCAATCGTTCTGCTCCTGCAGTCACGGTGCCGGTCGGACCATGAGCCGCACCAAAGCCAAAAATACCTTCTCCGTCGCGGACCAGATCCGCGCGACCGCTCATGTGGAGTGTCGCAAGGATGCGGCGGTGATCGACGAGATTCCGATGGCTTACAAGGACATCGACAAAGTCATGTACGCCCAGCGTGATCTGGTGGAAGTACTGCACACCTTGCGACAGGTGGTCTGTGTGAAGGGATAG
- a CDS encoding DUF1652 domain-containing protein, whose product MVPLAQLRQIIESGFKPLSCECTVNRDETLRIKVFDRITGRIELLITGVSPEELTSVRDISNLIGELRTEMRAGRRAFAGVMA is encoded by the coding sequence ATGGTTCCACTTGCGCAGCTTCGCCAAATTATTGAGTCCGGTTTCAAGCCGCTGTCCTGCGAATGCACCGTGAATCGCGATGAAACGTTGCGGATCAAGGTCTTCGATCGCATCACCGGGCGGATAGAGCTGTTGATCACCGGTGTATCGCCCGAAGAGTTGACCAGTGTCCGCGATATTTCCAACCTGATCGGCGAACTTCGCACAGAAATGCGCGCCGGGCGCAGAGCCTTTGCCGGTGTGATGGCCTGA
- a CDS encoding coproporphyrinogen III oxidase, with product MLDFSHAPGDLIARCDQGVLDPNCHADTQKFHDGIGSLDLLRALRVSRQKRRPIALNVQLPSSLKPAFCSPRDVACEHGDIEQYLQRLEQEIDLAGCHLGAEQRVEQFHLSGGTPTIAHLEHLMNHLRGRFNFLQHECGDYSVDVDLHPTDWSTMGALRNQGFNHVSIGVPDIDTDCDMSVACYQNPAPIHSLIDAARTFGYRSINVDLGFGHAWQTPESFALKLAAIIELEPDRLMVFDYARPPRRYRPRLGDKVRELCSQDDKGAMRQIAFEQLIAVGYHYIGMGQFVRPDDDLAIAQERGRLRRTCDGFTRHGYCDHIGFGLGAISQIDDLYTQNTDVIERYQQQLDRGQLPTSRGWRFEAGDQIRHMVMERLACDQELDIRAIERRYGLIFSKYFASVWPLLEQLSRDGLIELSDRFISILPAGRPEADAICNLFEKDLGSATH from the coding sequence ATGCTCGATTTTTCTCACGCCCCCGGCGATCTGATCGCTCGGTGCGATCAGGGCGTACTCGACCCCAACTGCCATGCCGACACGCAAAAATTTCATGACGGCATCGGCTCTCTGGATTTGCTTCGTGCCTTGCGCGTCAGCCGCCAGAAACGACGCCCGATCGCCCTGAACGTGCAGTTGCCTTCCAGCCTCAAGCCAGCCTTTTGTTCCCCGCGCGATGTCGCCTGCGAGCACGGCGACATCGAACAGTACCTTCAACGCCTGGAACAGGAGATCGACCTCGCCGGTTGTCATCTGGGAGCGGAGCAACGGGTCGAACAATTTCATCTGAGCGGCGGAACACCCACCATCGCTCATCTCGAACACCTGATGAATCATCTGCGTGGTCGATTCAACTTTCTCCAGCATGAGTGCGGCGACTACAGCGTCGACGTCGACCTTCACCCTACCGATTGGTCGACCATGGGCGCATTGCGCAACCAGGGATTCAATCACGTCAGCATTGGCGTTCCGGATATCGATACCGACTGTGACATGTCGGTGGCCTGCTACCAGAACCCGGCCCCCATTCATTCACTGATCGATGCCGCCCGCACCTTTGGTTATCGATCGATCAATGTCGATCTGGGTTTTGGTCATGCCTGGCAAACGCCAGAAAGCTTCGCGCTGAAGCTGGCGGCGATCATTGAGCTGGAGCCGGACAGGCTGATGGTGTTCGACTATGCCCGACCACCTCGCCGTTATCGTCCAAGGCTCGGCGACAAGGTCAGGGAACTGTGCAGCCAGGACGATAAAGGCGCGATGCGCCAGATCGCCTTCGAACAGTTGATCGCCGTGGGCTATCACTACATCGGTATGGGGCAGTTTGTGCGGCCCGACGATGATCTGGCGATCGCTCAGGAGCGCGGCCGGTTGCGTCGCACCTGTGACGGTTTTACCCGTCACGGCTATTGCGACCATATCGGCTTCGGTCTGGGGGCTATCAGTCAGATCGACGATTTGTATACGCAAAACACCGATGTAATCGAGCGTTATCAGCAGCAACTGGACCGGGGTCAATTGCCGACGTCTCGTGGCTGGCGTTTCGAGGCGGGGGATCAGATAAGGCACATGGTCATGGAGCGACTGGCGTGTGATCAAGAGCTGGATATCCGCGCCATCGAGCGGCGCTATGGGCTGATTTTCTCCAAGTATTTTGCATCTGTCTGGCCATTGCTGGAGCAATTGAGTCGTGACGGGTTGATTGAATTGTCGGACCGTTTTATCAGCATTCTTCCCGCCGGTCGGCCGGAAGCAGATGCCATCTGCAACCTGTTTGAAAAGGATTTGGGCAGTGCAACGCATTAA
- a CDS encoding CBS domain-containing protein, protein MKISEVMTKDVLTAKPSQTIQEAANMMARIDSGAIMVEQQERLIGMITDRDIAIRAVAEGLPGKTPISKVMTGGIRYCFEDEDIEQVAKNMADVQLRRLPVLNRDKRLVGVVSLGNIASTRSQSAAATVLRGVAQAH, encoded by the coding sequence ATGAAGATTTCGGAAGTTATGACGAAAGATGTTTTAACAGCCAAGCCAAGCCAGACGATCCAGGAAGCCGCGAACATGATGGCCAGGATCGATAGCGGCGCCATCATGGTTGAGCAACAAGAGCGTCTGATTGGCATGATCACGGACCGGGATATAGCCATTAGAGCCGTAGCCGAAGGACTCCCCGGCAAAACCCCTATCAGTAAAGTAATGACTGGCGGCATCCGCTATTGCTTTGAGGATGAAGACATAGAGCAGGTGGCAAAGAACATGGCGGACGTGCAACTGCGTCGCCTGCCCGTGCTCAACCGAGACAAGCGTCTGGTGGGTGTCGTATCGCTGGGAAACATCGCCAGCACTCGATCTCAATCTGCCGCTGCTACGGTTTTGCGCGGGGTGGCACAGGCTCATTGA
- a CDS encoding NUDIX hydrolase — MKVRATVICEQDRHILLVRKPRGRWTLPGGKVEPGETAAGAATRELYEETGLEVDDLLYLMEWETASTRHHVYEALVVNIAEVRPQNEIFDCIWYPLDAVQNLNTSDATLRIVKAFQRRL; from the coding sequence ATGAAAGTACGTGCAACCGTCATTTGCGAGCAGGATCGGCATATCCTCCTCGTGCGCAAGCCCAGGGGGCGCTGGACCCTGCCGGGCGGAAAAGTCGAGCCTGGCGAAACTGCTGCGGGCGCGGCCACAAGAGAGCTTTACGAAGAAACAGGGCTTGAGGTCGACGACCTGCTGTACTTGATGGAGTGGGAAACCGCCAGCACCCGGCACCATGTCTACGAGGCGTTGGTCGTAAACATCGCAGAGGTTCGGCCGCAAAATGAAATCTTCGACTGCATCTGGTATCCGCTGGACGCGGTACAGAACCTGAACACAAGCGACGCCACACTCAGAATCGTCAAAGCGTTTCAGCGCCGCTTGTAG
- the osmE gene encoding osmotically-inducible lipoprotein OsmE yields MNKRLCALIAVLAASGGCNTESHVYRDQPLVAKVETGMSKEQVQQIGGQPLSITQRTVEPGTCFDYKLTQAGHQQPYNVSFDGTGKVDHKSFMTCAQWSHAQQRAREYSPSTGGMGGGGY; encoded by the coding sequence ATGAACAAGCGTCTATGCGCGCTGATCGCCGTGCTGGCGGCGTCAGGTGGCTGCAACACGGAATCACACGTCTATCGAGACCAACCGCTGGTCGCCAAGGTCGAGACCGGCATGAGCAAGGAACAAGTCCAGCAGATTGGCGGCCAGCCTTTATCGATAACGCAGCGCACGGTGGAACCTGGCACCTGCTTTGACTACAAGCTGACCCAGGCCGGCCATCAGCAGCCGTACAATGTCAGCTTCGACGGCACGGGCAAGGTCGACCACAAAAGCTTCATGACCTGTGCGCAATGGAGTCATGCCCAACAAAGAGCCAGAGAATACTCCCCCTCCACAGGCGGGATGGGTGGCGGCGGTTACTGA
- a CDS encoding SOS response-associated peptidase family protein, which translates to MCGRLSQYRGIHEFVAVLSMPNALVNNAGEQPLELYNAAPSTQLALFHEESGVLHADRVRWGWRPHWARDHATPINARVEKVAHDPFFKDIWPHRAIIAIDNWFEWVYEGGPKKQPYLIRRKDRAPILCAAIGQYPRYEKEPDEHDGFVIITADSEGGMVDIHDRRPVTLNPELAREWIDPYTPKERAEQILLQEREPCDVFEWFKVDVAVGNVRNQGSELIEPIDGPPESPVTPRHHDERR; encoded by the coding sequence ATGTGCGGACGACTTTCGCAGTATCGAGGCATTCACGAATTCGTGGCGGTGCTGAGTATGCCCAACGCCTTGGTCAATAATGCTGGCGAACAGCCGCTCGAGCTCTACAACGCCGCGCCGTCGACTCAGCTCGCCCTCTTCCACGAAGAAAGCGGCGTGCTGCACGCCGACAGGGTTCGTTGGGGCTGGCGACCGCACTGGGCCAGGGATCACGCGACACCAATCAACGCCAGGGTTGAGAAAGTTGCCCACGACCCGTTCTTCAAGGATATATGGCCGCACCGGGCAATTATTGCCATCGACAACTGGTTTGAATGGGTTTACGAGGGTGGCCCGAAGAAACAGCCTTACCTGATCCGTCGCAAGGATCGCGCGCCGATCCTGTGCGCCGCCATTGGTCAGTATCCAAGGTACGAAAAGGAACCGGATGAGCATGACGGCTTCGTGATCATCACCGCGGACAGTGAAGGCGGCATGGTGGATATTCATGACCGTCGGCCTGTGACGCTCAATCCCGAACTGGCCCGGGAATGGATTGACCCCTACACGCCCAAGGAGCGCGCCGAGCAGATACTCCTGCAGGAACGCGAACCTTGCGACGTCTTCGAATGGTTCAAAGTGGACGTGGCCGTGGGCAATGTGAGGAACCAGGGCTCAGAACTGATAGAGCCTATCGACGGCCCGCCTGAATCTCCTGTGACGCCCCGCCACCATGACGAGCGGAGATAA